The nucleotide sequence AGGAGCGCAGGGCGCTCACCATCCTCCCGGCGGAACTGCCCGGCGTGTAGATCGTCAAATCGACCGATTCCCTCATTTTCTGGATCCTGGCGCCGTCGATACCCCATTCCTCCAGGCCCTTCTTCCAGGTCGCGGCGGTCTTCCGGGCCAGTTCCTCGGGCGTAAGCCCCTCCCTGGAAGCCTCCTGGGGGTTTATCCAGGGCAGGAAGTCCCCCGGCGCAAGTCCCGGGAAGGTCAAAAGCAGGTTGGGCAAGTCGCCCTTGGGGTCGATGGCTATCACGGGAATCTCGTCTATCAGGGCTTCCTCGATAAGCGAGATGGCGAGCCCCGTCTTGCCGCTGCCGGTCATCCCGATGATCATCCCGTGGGTGGTGAGGTCCCTGGCGTCGTAGAGGAGCAGTTCGCCCGCCGTTGACCCCGAGGTGTCGTCCACCTCTCTCCCCAGGTAAAAGGAGCCCATCTTCTCGAAATCCTTCATCGGCATCCACCTCCTCCAAGAGAAGTATAAACTGTTATCGGGGAAAAGGGCTCAAGAAACGCGCCCCCCGGGGGGAGAAAAAGGAATGGGGCTTCCTGCGAGGGATCGCCGAAAGCCCCGCCCCGAAAAACGCTCCTTTCTTCTAGCCGCCGCCCACCAGGGGGAAGACGGCCAGGTGGTCCCCCTCCTTCACGGAGGCCGAAAGCCCCCCGATGTGTTCGATGTGCCTCCCGTTGAGGATCAGGATCAGGTCCAGTTCGCGCTCATCGGTCCGTAGCGTCTTCTCGCCGAAGAGCATCCCGTACCTCTGGGTCAGGACTTCCAGGATGCTTCCGACGGA is from Thermovirga sp. and encodes:
- a CDS encoding MoaD/ThiS family protein; the encoded protein is SVGSILEVLTQRYGMLFGEKTLRTDERELDLILILNGRHIEHIGGLSASVKEGDHLAVFPLVGGG